TGAGTCTGAAGGAGCTGTCGGAGGAGCCGGACTCCGTGTCACTGGTGAGGgtcagggcagctctgggagaggagagaCCCCTGACCTCATGCTGTGGGTGGAGAGGGCCCGCCTGGCCCCCCTGGTGGGTTTGACACTGTCTGGTCGCTGCTCAGAGAGTCGGGAGAGAGTCGGTTCTCCTGTCGGTGTGCAAAGGTTGTGCAAGGACGCGCCTGTCGCCATCATAGCTCATCCTCTGGGACCCTCATCCCCAGACTTGGCAGGAGCAGATGGGTCAAGAGGTcccagctgagcacagccagtGACTCTGTCTGTTTACAGATGGAAAAACTTTAGAGTGATGTGGAAAATGCTGCCACTCTGCTCCCCAATGGCTGATGCTCTTCACAGCTGGGAATGTGGATAACAGGCTGGGAATGGGGTTGAGTTATCCAAAAATGTGTGGGATGAGTAGGATGGCTGGAGAgggaaacacctgctgaacCGTGGTGTGATCCAGGGAGCACGGGGGGCCACGTCCTGCACCTTTGGAGAAGGGTGTCCTCTGTGGCTGGTGGTCCTGAGCCTTGGGCTGGGTGCAGGAGGCCAGTTGGGGTGCACCAGAGGGTGACAGGTGGGATGTCACCCATGGCCTGGTGATATCCCAGGGGTTAAAGATTCATTTCAAGGGCTGAATCGGCTGTGATTCAGGCTGATCTGGCAGCATCTCCTGGTGCTTCGGTGGGATGCAGCCCtttggcagctccagccctgggaactCTCCGTTGGGGGAGCCCCTCTCTGTGCCAGCTGCCACCCTGCTTGATTTGCTGCCTTTTTGGGGCATGCTGGAGAATTCCAGGTGACCGCCCTGAGCTTCAAGGTGTGGAGGAGGCAGCAGTTGGTATTTGGGGCAGGTGTGGAGTATGTGGGCAGGTCCTTCTGTGGCAGTGGGAACCTGCATTCCCATGGAGCCATCATGGAAGACCAGCTCTCCCTCAGGATGATGTTTTGAATGTGGTGGTGCTCCATGGAGATGCTGTAAGGTTTGAGTTTGAATCTGGCCCCCACCATATCCTTGGCACTGCTGGCTTCATTCACGGCTCACCGGGACTGTTCCCACAGGAGGTGATTGTCCCCGAGGGCAAGTGGAGGAAGGTGTCACCTAcctcactgtcactgtcactgccaGATGCCAACTACCAGTGCATCCACCGGACCTCTGTCAGCAGCCTGAGCGCCAAGGAGAGCTCCTTCACCTCTGAGGAGCCGCTGGTTTCGGGTGAGAGACATGGGTCTGTGCCCTGCTCCACATGGTACTGGGTGAGAACATCCATAAAAGTGTGTTCATCCATCCTCTGCTCTCGTGCAGGGGAGTTCTGCCTCGCAGATTAGGCTGGGAGTCAGCAATGAGAGTCCTGGGGATTGGCTGGGGTCACCTGGCTGCAGGGTCTGAGCCCATGAGGGAGGAATATTTGATGTTTCCCAgttgctggaggagcaggagcatcaGCCAAGTGTGGCTGTGCCGCTGACTCTGggtttgcttttcagaaagtgCAATAAACAccgaggaggagctggaggtggaGCAGAACTGTGTGGCAGAACTGAGACCCTCCGACTACCAGCTCCTGAAGATCTTCATCGTGCTGTAAGTGTGCCGAGGGCGTGAGGAagctggggggcactgggaatgttGGTCTCAGTCTCAACTGAGCGTTTGGCTtgttcctctgctcccagcatcTGCCTCCTGGTCGTGTCCTCCTCGTACCTGGCGTTCCGCATCTTCcgtctggagcagcagctctgctctctgaacCGGGATTACCTCTCCCGCGGGCACAGGAGGTGAGGGACTCTCAAGGACATTTTAGGACACACAGGTCGTGCCATGAGTGGAGGGTTTGAGGGAATGTGGGTGCAAAGAGGAATGGCTCCACTCTGTGATGTGCCTAAGGAAGGCTTTGTCCCTTCTCGTGGGCCTGCTGTTGGGCTGGCCAGTGACAGAACCCACAGTGCCATCTCCACACCGGAGGTGATCCCATCAACTGCTGGTTTGAGTGACTGGGAAGCTCTGCTGTCCCTGAGACTCTGGATCTTGGGAAGAGGTTTCCTCATTGGTTTGGAGCTGGTTCTCCACTTGTAGGAAGCACCAGGACCTCTTgttggagctgggctgtgcccaggggtTGAGGCCATGGGCATCAGCATGGGATGGACAGGAATGGGATCTCCTTGGGCTGAGGACATCAGAAGGCACCAGAATATGGGATACGGAGCCTCTGCAGTCACTCATTCCATCTTACCCCACTCCCTGCTTGCAGGTGACCGTTCCTTGGTGCTGGCTGAGGATGGACACTGAGGTGGTGACACCCTGCCCATGGATCCCGGTGCCATGTCCTCCCAACCGTGGCTGTTACACGTGGCCCAGCTTTCCCTCGGCTGGTAAAATGGGACcaagtattttctctcttccttctggCACTCGCTCCTGGTGGGACTTTCCAGCCAGGTTCTGGCCACCAGTGCCaactccccatcccactggaaaCTTGTTTTCTCCCTGGGACACTGCCGTGCTGTAGCACCGGACGATGGCTCGGGGCTGCCGAGCACTTGGACCTTCCCTTAGGACTTGCTGCTAAAATGGAGGCTGGTTTTTATTTCAGGCttggttttttcttgttaaaagaTGACCTTGGGCTCACCAGGAACCCCCAAAAATGTGGATGAGTCGccgctgctgctctgggagaacCCACCTGTTTGTCCCTGTCTCAGTATCCCTGGGAATGTGCCTGGAGGAATGGCCCCAAACACAGGGATCTGTGGGGATGGGGAGAAAGGGCCCACTAGCCCTGTGGGGCATCATCTATCCCACACCCAAGGATGGGGGTACAATCCAGGGCCCCCCAGCCCTTCTCTCCTGGAGCACCGGGCTCAGAGGGggggtgtgtgtttgtgtgtgtccCTTGCAAAGCACTTTAGGGTCCCCCAGACCAGGTGTCCTCGCTGGGGTCCACACCTGGCCCCGGCGGACTTGGTTAGTCCCACTCGCGCTGTTAAGACGTTGGAAAGGAGCCCATGGCTGGCACTGGGGAACGTCCCGGAGCGCAGCGTCTGTGCCCTGGTTCGTGTTGACCTTGACACCGCATGGAGCTGAGTGCTGCAGGATTTGTCCCGCTGGATTTGTCCCACAGCCCACCTGGGAGCGCACCGGGGTGCCAGGTGATACCTGTGTGATTcctttgggttttctttcctgtttttttggGAGCTACAAGTGCTGATGGGGCCAAATCCCTGCGCCCTGGGGAAGAGCTCGCTGCTCGCTCCGGGCTTGGAACGGCTTTTAAATGACATGAAAATAAACGCAGGATTTTCTAGCACATCGCTGTTTCTCACCAGCATCCTCCACAACGGTGCCAGGCTGTGAGCCCCGACACCAGGCACCCCAAAATCTgtgctgtcccagtgccccTTCAGGACGTGGGTGACATGGGGACAGCCCATCCTCTAgtggggacaaggggacagggatgctccCGACGGGGGGGCCAAGGAGGTTATTGCACTAGATGGCAGCAGAGACTGCGGGATGTGACGCGCCAGTGACAGGgccaccctggggacagcagtgccGGGGCAGGGAGCTGAGTTGCAGCCCCCCCctgctggggtgggcagggtgagccttcctctttcttctcctcctcctccctgcacaTCCACAACCCAATTCCACTCCTTCCCCCGGCCTGGCCTATGCAacaaaatgcatgaaaatgGCCCACCTTGAAAACCACAGTGGCACTGGCTAAGTGGGGTCAGGGGTGGTGTCAcccattttgggggggatttaACACCCAGGGATGCCCGGGGGGGATGGTCTGGTTTCTTCAAAGCCCCGGTGTTACGGGGCTGTTGAAGCCTTTGATTCCGTGGGTGACCTGGAGGAAGGATGAAAGGCGCCGTGCCGTCCCTGCCAGGGACTCACCCAGCTCGTTTGCCCGGTGGAAATGGGTTTGGCGTTGTTTTTCCAACAGACAGGTTGGTGTTCAGTGGGTCCAACCTCAAAGTGGGGCTCTTGGCCGCAAAAAAGAGGTTTTGAGGACTGGGGGTGGGGAGCTTGGTCTGATG
The window above is part of the Corvus hawaiiensis isolate bCorHaw1 chromosome 13, bCorHaw1.pri.cur, whole genome shotgun sequence genome. Proteins encoded here:
- the GRAMD2A gene encoding GRAM domain-containing protein 2A isoform X5, with the translated sequence MARRDGRKAASKYNSQYHKLFKDIPTEESVLKVCSCALQRDILIQGRLYISPNWLCFYANLFGKDIKVVIPVVSVQLIKKHKTARLLPNGLAITTTASRKYIFVSLISRDSVYDVLRRVCTHLQVSSKKSLSLKELSEEPDSVSLEVIVPEGKWRKVSPTSLSLSLPDANYQCIHRTSVSSLSAKESSFTSEEPLVSESAINTEEELEVEQNCVAELRPSDYQLLKIFIVLICLLVVSSSYLAFRIFRLEQQLCSLNRDYLSRGHRR